From the genome of Sphingobacterium sp. UGAL515B_05:
CAAGGACTGGCAGACACGTATCGACGATGAATTTCCTGATCTCAGCTGTAAAACCGTAAGTTTGCTCGGCAACCTGGAAAAAACGGTACTAAACTTACTACAAGAAAAGGAATACCGCTTTATCGTTATGGGAGCTAAGGGTAAAGGTATGATACAAAAAGCGGTATTGGGAAGTAATACCTTTGCCCTGATAAAAAAGAGTCCGATCGGTGTCTTGGCAGTACCCATCACGTTCCAAAAATTTAGGTTACAAAATATCGGATTACTGAGCAATTTTAAAGCGTCCGAATATGATCTACTCGACAGTTTCATCTTACGTGTACCGGAGAAATTCAATCTCAGTCTCTTGCACGTAACGCAAAAGTATATCTCTCCAAAACGAGAAGATATTGAAGACTGGAAACAAAAGCTATCCACCCAATTTTCGTTTAATAAAATTGATTATGTGGAAAAAAACGCGGTCAATCGCTTAGATTACAATATGCCTATACCGCGTTGCATCGACTATATGGTAGAAATCGAAGCTATTGATCTTTTACTTGTGTCGTACAGTCCTAAAAGTTTTTTCAAAAGTATATTTTCCAGAAATCTTACGAAAGCAATTTATCGTAATCTGACGGTTCCTACTTTTTTTAAGCGTAATTTA
Proteins encoded in this window:
- a CDS encoding universal stress protein gives rise to the protein MDKTILVLTDFSENSWTAIRYAANLAKRFNWTVELLHTYTIPIKDSVHAKMENIFLTPQKEEAEGMLKDWQTRIDDEFPDLSCKTVSLLGNLEKTVLNLLQEKEYRFIVMGAKGKGMIQKAVLGSNTFALIKKSPIGVLAVPITFQKFRLQNIGLLSNFKASEYDLLDSFILRVPEKFNLSLLHVTQKYISPKREDIEDWKQKLSTQFSFNKIDYVEKNAVNRLDYNMPIPRCIDYMVEIEAIDLLLVSYSPKSFFKSIFSRNLTKAIYRNLTVPTFFKRNLY